The nucleotide sequence TCAGTTAGTATATGAGACGTATCAATTCCAAATCAAAAAATATGCAGCCAACGAAGATGAGATGTTAGGTCACTACGAGCTTGTAGATGAATATACATCTGGTTCGAGAGTCGGCGGACCGGAAGGTAAAGATCCGAATTCCTATTATGAAGGAGAATATCACAAGCTTTCTGTTGTACAAGAGCCTAACATAGAAGGCACAGAGTATGATGAGTTGTATGTCAAACTGGAAATGCGAAATGAATTCAAGCCAATCCACATGAATATCAATAAACTAATTGAAGGCAGTAATATGCCAATCAATGGCGCAGAGTTTGAACTTTATGAAACAGATGGTAACGGACTGGAAATCGGATATCCAGTAGCGAAAGGGCTTTCTGGTGTGAACGAAGTAGAGGAAGAGAAAGGGAGACTCACGTTCTATTCAGTAGATGAAGACGGGAAATATGTAATCGTGGATGGTGAGAAAGTTATTCATCCAATCGGAGAGCCAGATTCATTTGTTTATAAGGATAGTGAAGAAACTACCAACTATGCAGAATACAAAATCATTGAGAGCCAGAACCCAGAAGGTTTCAAAGAACCTGATGAAAATGACACATGGATCTTGCGACTTTACGATAATGCTATAGGGACTATCCAACTCAAGCAAACAGGTGAAGAAAATTGGCAATATCTCACGTATACAACAGATGAAGAGGATCGTTTATGGGTAGCATTCACTGCTTACAATACGTTTGATTATCGGGAGATCCGAGTTAGAAAATTAGACCATGAAGGCCATACATTAGATGGTGCAGGTTTCGATATCAGGAAAGTGGGGGATTCTTCCTTCCCGCTGTATCGAGCATACACTGGTAATCCGTTAGAACCAGAAGAATCGAAACGTTTGCCTGGGATCGGATACTTCTATTCTCGTGCCGTAGGAGTAGAAAAGTATGTCGATTTAAATTACGACCAACCTCTGCATCTGTCTATTGGTGAATATGAGGTCTCGGAATCTGTCGCACCAAATGGGTATCGGCTATCTGATCAAGTGTTCCAGTTTGCACTGAATGAAGAAGGTAAGTTTATCATTGAAGATACGGTCATCGAAGACGAAACTGCTCCCTTGCCGGAAGGCTATGAAATCATCGATGGTGTACTACAAGTAACCTTAGAAGATGAACTAGCGCCAATCGATTTGGAACTTTTGAAAATTGACAGTATGAATAGCCGACGTCTTGAAGGCGCAGAATTTTCAATTGAGAAACAAAATAGTGCAGGAGAGTATGAAATCATCGAGGGAGGCTTGGCACCAGATCCAAACGATTCTTCCCTATTCAATGCTTCAGACTTGTTGGAAGGGGTCTATCGGATCAAGGAAGTGAAGTCACCTGACAGCTATAGAAAACTTCCAGGTTACTTTATTTTAGAAATTAGTTATCGAGAAGAACCTGACATAGAAAATGATCGGGTAGTTCCAGGAAAAGAAGCGGGTACACTAAAAGTTGAGATTTCGTATTATCCAAACGAAGAAGCAGAGACGCCTGATCTACAGCAAGAGTTAGAATATGAACTTTTGGAGACAAATCGAATCAGATTACAGCTTAGTGTCGGGAACGATCCTGAAAATCCGTTGCCTGCTACAGGAGGATCCGGACGATTATTCTATATCCTGCTTGCTGCATTCTTCATGGCGCTTGCAGGAGCAGCCTATGGTTTGTTTGTCAGACAATCTAAAAAGGAGGGAGCAAGGTAATGAAAAAGCTGTTGTGTTTGATGCTTCAATTACTTGTTTTACTACCGCTTGCAGCAGTCCTTCTTCCACAGGCGATGTCGGCAGAAGAATCAGGGGAAGATGTCGTGGAATTCGTGTTGCATAAACGGATGATTCGAGATATCGATTATAACGATCAATTTGAATACCATGAAAATGATGGCTTGGCTATCTCTGAGGAAGCAGGGGAAACAGCAGATATCATTTCACAGACGGTGCCACTAAATGGAGCGACATTTGCCATTTACGACATGACCGATTATTATCATGAAAAAAAAGCTGCTGAAAACATGACTCCTAAAGAATTCGTCCAGCAAATCGCTGAAACGAACAGAAACAATATCCGTCAGCTAATCACAGAAGAAAGGCTTGTCCAAATAGGGACTTCGGTAACAACTGGGAAAGATACGGTTGGCGGATTAGGAGACGGGATTGCACGTATCAAAGCACCTAAGAAAAACCAAGATCGGGATGCAGTTTATTTGATTTTCGAAGAATCGATTGATCCAGAAGTTGGATTGGATGTTGATATCGATCAGACAGCTATCCCAATTGCTGCTATTTTGCCAATTTATCACCCGACAGAATCAAGCGAGGAACTGCAAGAGATTCATATCTATCCTAAAAATGTCGGTTATCTAAGAGATCCATACTTCTTCAAGTATGGACGTCAAAGAGGAACAACTGAAAAAGGAAAACCATTAGAAGGTGCTGTTTTTGCTCTATATCAGATGATAGAAGGGGGGAAATATTATTTAGATATGGCTCCTGCTAATGACTTGAAAAATCAATGGATCAAACCAGCAGACAATGATCCTTTGAATGACAAAAATGTAAGCAAATTCATTTCGGATAAAGAGGGCCTTGTTACGACAGGACAACGTTTCTTGCCTTCTGGCACCTATTATTTTGAAGAATTAAAAGGTGTGGAAGGTTACGAGATGGATGAAGCAAGTAAGAGAATCGAGGTCATCATCCCTGAATTTTGGGTGGATGCAAAAGGCCAACCACAATATGTAGTAGTTAACGGACAGGAGATGGATGAATTAGAATCCGGGAAAGTTCCAGTCTCTGCCTAT is from Enterococcus faecium and encodes:
- a CDS encoding pilin N-terminal domain-containing protein translates to MKKLLCLMLQLLVLLPLAAVLLPQAMSAEESGEDVVEFVLHKRMIRDIDYNDQFEYHENDGLAISEEAGETADIISQTVPLNGATFAIYDMTDYYHEKKAAENMTPKEFVQQIAETNRNNIRQLITEERLVQIGTSVTTGKDTVGGLGDGIARIKAPKKNQDRDAVYLIFEESIDPEVGLDVDIDQTAIPIAAILPIYHPTESSEELQEIHIYPKNVGYLRDPYFFKYGRQRGTTEKGKPLEGAVFALYQMIEGGKYYLDMAPANDLKNQWIKPADNDPLNDKNVSKFISDKEGLVTTGQRFLPSGTYYFEELKGVEGYEMDEASKRIEVIIPEFWVDAKGQPQYVVVNGQEMDELESGKVPVSAYESATPRVYNETVKETTDKPKEPSGPSNPGQSGKWSVFPQTNEARTLISLLGILLLLGAVLLIKKERGEKNE